The genomic DNA GCCTGAGTCGCACCCCGCCCCCGCTTGACTGACGTCAACGCGGAATCCTGCCTCCACTGGTTTACTCTCTGCTGGCCCAGCAGGTAATTCGGACGTGGACGTGGAAACATCCCCCGCCCATTGGGAACACTTCGATCACGGCGCCGATATCGGTGTTCGCGGTATCGCGCCCACGCTCGCCGGCGCCTTCGAACAGGCGGCCGTGGCCATGACCGCGGCCATGGTGGACCCACAGACCGTCGAGGCGAAAGAAAGGATCGAACTGCAGTGCCAGGCGCCGGATCCGGAACTGCTGTTGGTGGACTGGCTCAACGCACTGGTCTACGAGATGGCGACTCGCAAGATGCTGTTCGTCCGATTCGCCGTGAACATCGAAGGCGAACAACTTCGGGCCAGCGCCTGGGGCGAACCCGTCGACGTGCATCGCCACGAACCCGCGGTGGAGGTCAAGGGCGCAACCTACACCGCATTGCGCGTCCATCAGGACGACGCTGGTCACTGGATCGCGGAGACCGTGATTGATGTGTGAGACGTGTCAGTCCGGGGACCGGAAATGGACCTGAACCGGCTGGAACAACTGGATGCCAATACCTGGCGCGTCGCGCCCCATGGCGCCATGCGCGTGCCCGCGGTGTTTTACGCCAGCAGCGAACTGGTGCGCGACATGGACGAAAAGGTCTACGAACAGGCCTGCAATGTCGCCACCCTGCCCGGCATCGTCACCGCGTCCTATGCCATGCCCGATGCCCACTGGGGCTATGGCTTTCCCATCGGCGGCGTGGCCGCCTTCGAAGCGGCCGAGGGCGGCGTGGTGTCGGCCGGTGGTGTTGGTTTCGATATCTCCTGCGGGGTGCGCACCCTGTTGACCGGGCTCACGCGCCAGGACGTGGAAGAAGTGAAACTGGATCTGGCCAACGCCCTGTACCACACCGTCCCTGCCGGCGTCGGCAGCACCGGGAAGATCAATCTCGATAACGCGCAAATGGATGCCATGCTCAAAGGCGGCGCCGTGTGGGCACTGGAGAACGGCTGGGGACGTACCGAGG from Acidiferrobacteraceae bacterium includes the following:
- a CDS encoding archease, whose amino-acid sequence is METSPAHWEHFDHGADIGVRGIAPTLAGAFEQAAVAMTAAMVDPQTVEAKERIELQCQAPDPELLLVDWLNALVYEMATRKMLFVRFAVNIEGEQLRASAWGEPVDVHRHEPAVEVKGATYTALRVHQDDAGHWIAETVIDV
- a CDS encoding RtcB family protein, producing the protein MDLNRLEQLDANTWRVAPHGAMRVPAVFYASSELVRDMDEKVYEQACNVATLPGIVTASYAMPDAHWGYGFPIGGVAAFEAAEGGVVSAGGVGFDISCGVRTLLTGLTRQDVEEVKLDLANALYHTVPAGVGSTGKINLDNAQMDAMLKGGAVWALENGWGRTEDLERIEERGCMAGADPRAVSAHAKKRQHREMGTLGSGNHYLEVQHVTDIYDPDTAARFGLRGGDVVLSIHCGSRGLGHQIGTEFLKRMVTEAPRYGLSLPDRELACAP